A single genomic interval of Streptomyces graminofaciens harbors:
- a CDS encoding glutaredoxin family protein produces MARMSPLFRRGDRRTPESSSGSSHERLVTLIGKPGCHLCDDAQEVIEKVCGDLGVSWEKKDITQDEELHRLYWEQIPVVLVDGAQHTFWRVNEERLRKALSAKP; encoded by the coding sequence ATGGCCCGCATGAGTCCCCTCTTTCGTCGCGGTGATCGTCGTACGCCCGAGTCGTCGTCCGGGAGTTCTCACGAACGGCTTGTCACACTGATCGGGAAGCCCGGTTGTCATCTGTGTGATGACGCACAGGAGGTGATCGAGAAGGTGTGTGGCGATCTCGGGGTTTCCTGGGAGAAGAAGGACATCACCCAGGACGAGGAACTCCACCGGCTGTACTGGGAACAGATCCCGGTCGTGCTGGTGGACGGCGCCCAGCACACCTTCTGGCGGGTGAACGAGGAACGGCTGCGCAAAGCCCTCTCAGCAAAGCCCTGA
- a CDS encoding SAM-dependent methyltransferase, with protein sequence MAGDALSQDPAVLRNRIDTTKAHPARVYDVFLGGKDNYPVDRETAAAGLAANPRGYLDVRHNRDFMRRAVTTLTRDGIRQFLDIGTGLPTAENVHQIAQRITPDSRVVYVDNDPVVLAHARALLTSGPEGVIDYIDADLTAPAQILEEAAKTLDFDQPIALCLVAVLHFIEDERAYPVVKELIDALPAGSRLVLSHLTEDLNPAKIRAVQETYTKRGFTFVLRSKDEVARFFEQSDLVVDEPGVVPAHHWRFEEGAPAPEGIETERFEALDDIEKVRYRDINDVTDADINVYTATGRKV encoded by the coding sequence ATGGCCGGTGACGCGCTCAGCCAGGACCCCGCCGTGCTGCGGAACAGGATCGACACCACCAAGGCGCACCCGGCACGCGTCTACGACGTCTTCCTCGGCGGCAAGGACAACTACCCGGTGGACCGGGAGACCGCGGCCGCCGGGCTCGCGGCCAATCCGCGCGGCTATCTCGACGTCCGGCACAACCGGGACTTCATGCGGCGCGCGGTGACGACCCTGACCCGCGACGGCATCCGCCAGTTCCTGGACATCGGCACCGGACTGCCCACGGCAGAGAACGTGCACCAGATCGCCCAGCGCATCACCCCGGACTCCCGGGTCGTCTACGTCGACAACGACCCGGTGGTGCTCGCCCATGCGCGCGCCCTGCTCACCAGCGGGCCCGAGGGTGTCATCGACTACATCGACGCCGACCTGACGGCACCGGCGCAGATCCTCGAAGAGGCCGCCAAGACCCTGGACTTCGACCAGCCGATCGCGCTGTGCCTCGTGGCCGTCCTGCACTTCATCGAGGACGAGCGGGCCTACCCGGTGGTGAAGGAGCTCATCGACGCGCTGCCCGCCGGCAGTCGGCTCGTGCTCAGCCATCTCACCGAGGACCTCAACCCGGCGAAGATCCGCGCGGTCCAGGAGACCTACACCAAGCGGGGCTTCACCTTCGTGCTGCGCTCCAAGGACGAGGTCGCCCGGTTCTTCGAGCAGAGCGACCTCGTGGTGGACGAGCCGGGTGTCGTACCCGCCCACCACTGGCGGTTCGAGGAGGGCGCGCCCGCGCCCGAGGGCATCGAGACCGAGCGGTTCGAGGCGCTCGACGACATCGAGAAGGTGCGCTACCGCGACATCAACGACGTGACGGACGCCGACATCAACGTGTACACGGCCACCGGCCGCAAGGTCTGA
- the hemB gene encoding porphobilinogen synthase yields MSTYGSFPGTRPRRLRVSPAMRRMVAETRLHPADFILPAFVREGVSEPVPIAAMPGVVQHTRDSLKKAAVEAVEAGVSGIMLFGVPEEAKKDALGTPGTDPDGILQVALRDVRAEVGDELLVMSDLCLDETTDHGHCGVLDEQGRVDNDATLERYAEMAQVQADAGAHVVGPSGMMDGQIGVVRDALDQIGREDVAILAYTAKYASAFYGPFREAVASSLEGDRKTYQQDPANVRESLRELALDLAEGADMVMVKPAGPYLDILARVADSVDVPVAAYQISGEYSMVEAAAEKGWIDRERAILETLTGIKRAGARNILTYWAVEAARMVR; encoded by the coding sequence ATGTCGACGTACGGATCCTTCCCCGGTACGCGGCCGCGGCGGCTGCGTGTCTCTCCTGCTATGCGGCGCATGGTCGCCGAGACCCGGCTGCACCCGGCCGACTTCATCCTGCCCGCGTTCGTGCGGGAGGGAGTGAGTGAGCCGGTGCCGATCGCCGCCATGCCGGGCGTGGTGCAGCACACCCGGGACAGTCTCAAGAAGGCCGCCGTGGAGGCCGTCGAGGCCGGGGTGTCCGGGATCATGCTGTTCGGGGTGCCGGAGGAGGCCAAGAAGGACGCTCTCGGGACGCCGGGTACCGATCCGGACGGGATTCTGCAGGTCGCCCTTCGGGATGTGCGCGCCGAGGTCGGGGACGAGCTGCTCGTCATGTCCGACCTCTGTCTCGACGAGACCACCGATCATGGGCATTGCGGGGTGCTCGACGAGCAGGGGCGTGTGGACAATGACGCGACCCTGGAGCGGTATGCCGAGATGGCTCAGGTGCAGGCCGACGCCGGTGCGCATGTAGTCGGGCCCAGCGGGATGATGGACGGGCAGATCGGGGTCGTCCGGGACGCGCTCGATCAGATCGGGCGCGAGGACGTGGCCATCCTCGCCTACACCGCCAAGTACGCCTCCGCCTTCTACGGGCCTTTCCGTGAGGCTGTCGCCTCGTCGCTCGAGGGGGACCGGAAGACCTATCAGCAGGACCCGGCCAACGTCCGGGAGTCCCTGCGCGAGCTCGCCCTCGATCTGGCGGAGGGCGCCGACATGGTGATGGTCAAGCCCGCCGGTCCCTACCTCGACATCCTGGCGCGGGTCGCCGACTCGGTGGACGTGCCCGTCGCCGCGTACCAGATCTCCGGTGAGTACTCGATGGTCGAGGCCGCCGCCGAGAAGGGGTGGATCGACCGGGAGCGGGCGATCCTGGAGACGCTGACCGGCATCAAGCGGGCCGGGGCGCGGAACATCCTCACGTACTGGGCCGTCGAGGCCGCGCGGATGGTGCGCTGA
- a CDS encoding phosphotransferase family protein: MLPSVDTNDELEEVVGDEALLRPAAQDLCGQLGLEGARIVRFPEGSLPVYAVGDALVLKLYPGFEAAEAVREARLLSHLWDRLPVPTPRLHAADQYKNGWRYVLMSKLPGEGLEEAWPRIPGAVRDRIVEEAAETLAELHALDPGPVAGFVGPPNWNRFMAAQRSAAVEQQQIGGLTSPWLEQIPDFLRSVPLPVEPRRPVLLHTEFMREHLTVDPHDEWRLTGLFDFEPAMIGDPAYDFVSVGLFLTRADPRLLKRFYEAYGQAPFAPRELMAYTLLHVYSDLHWYLRSLPAPPRHDLDTLAETWFGTG, encoded by the coding sequence ATGCTGCCCAGCGTGGACACGAACGACGAATTGGAAGAAGTCGTCGGAGACGAGGCGCTACTGAGGCCGGCTGCCCAGGATCTCTGCGGTCAGCTCGGACTGGAAGGTGCGCGAATCGTGCGTTTTCCCGAGGGCTCGCTGCCGGTGTACGCCGTCGGTGACGCCCTCGTACTGAAGCTCTATCCGGGTTTCGAGGCGGCCGAGGCCGTCCGTGAGGCCCGGCTGTTGTCCCACCTGTGGGACAGACTCCCCGTCCCCACACCCAGGTTGCACGCCGCCGACCAGTACAAGAACGGCTGGCGGTATGTGCTGATGTCCAAACTCCCCGGCGAGGGCCTGGAGGAGGCCTGGCCCCGAATCCCGGGGGCGGTCCGGGACCGGATCGTCGAGGAGGCGGCCGAGACCCTCGCCGAGCTGCACGCCCTGGACCCGGGGCCGGTGGCCGGCTTCGTCGGCCCGCCGAACTGGAACCGGTTCATGGCCGCACAGCGCTCGGCCGCGGTCGAACAGCAGCAGATCGGCGGCCTCACATCGCCCTGGCTGGAACAGATCCCGGACTTCCTGCGCTCCGTCCCGCTCCCCGTCGAGCCCCGCCGACCCGTGCTGCTGCACACGGAGTTCATGCGTGAGCACCTCACCGTCGACCCGCACGACGAGTGGCGCCTGACCGGCCTGTTCGACTTCGAGCCGGCGATGATCGGCGACCCGGCGTACGACTTCGTGAGCGTCGGCCTGTTCCTGACCCGCGCCGACCCCCGACTGCTCAAACGGTTCTACGAGGCGTACGGCCAGGCCCCGTTCGCGCCGCGCGAGCTGATGGCGTACACGCTGTTGCACGTCTACAGCGACCTGCACTGGTATCTGCGCAGCCTGCCCGCCCCGCCACGCCACGACCTCGACACACTCGCCGAGACCTGGTTCGGGACGGGGTGA
- the hemC gene encoding hydroxymethylbilane synthase, translated as MSEQPLRLGTRRSKLAMAQSGQVADAVRQVTGRAVELVEITTYGDVSREHLAQIGGTGVFVTALREALLRGEVDFAVHSLKDLPTAQPDDLALAAVPPREDARDVLVARDGLTFEQLPDGARVGTGSPRRMAQLNAYARCHGLTVETVPIRGNVDTRIGYVRKGELDAVVLAAAGLNRIGRSEEVTDFLSVDTVLPAPGQGALAIECRAGHTAQDTALIAALAELDDPYTRAAVTAERSLLAALEAGCSAPVGAYADLLADGQIVKEMRLRGVVGTTDGSTLVQLSTTGPVPETYDQAMALGRELAAEMLAKGAAGLMGERAH; from the coding sequence ATGAGTGAGCAACCACTGAGGCTCGGGACAAGGCGTAGCAAACTCGCCATGGCCCAGTCCGGACAGGTGGCGGACGCCGTCCGCCAAGTGACCGGACGGGCCGTCGAACTCGTGGAGATCACGACGTACGGCGATGTCTCCCGCGAGCATCTGGCCCAGATCGGCGGCACGGGTGTCTTCGTGACCGCGCTGCGCGAGGCGCTGCTGCGCGGCGAGGTCGACTTCGCCGTGCACTCGCTCAAGGACCTGCCGACCGCGCAGCCCGACGACCTGGCGCTGGCGGCCGTACCGCCGCGCGAGGACGCGCGGGACGTGCTGGTGGCCCGGGACGGGCTGACCTTCGAGCAGCTGCCCGACGGCGCCCGCGTCGGCACGGGCTCGCCGCGGCGGATGGCCCAGCTGAACGCGTACGCGCGCTGCCACGGGCTGACCGTCGAGACGGTCCCGATCCGCGGGAACGTGGACACCCGGATCGGATATGTGCGGAAGGGTGAGCTGGACGCCGTCGTTCTGGCCGCCGCCGGACTGAACCGGATCGGGCGCAGTGAAGAAGTGACCGATTTCCTTTCGGTCGACACCGTTCTGCCCGCCCCCGGCCAGGGGGCACTGGCGATCGAATGCAGGGCGGGGCACACTGCCCAGGACACTGCGTTGATCGCCGCGCTCGCCGAGCTCGACGACCCGTACACCCGGGCCGCCGTGACCGCCGAGCGGTCCCTTCTCGCCGCCCTGGAGGCCGGCTGCAGCGCACCTGTGGGTGCGTACGCCGACCTGCTGGCCGACGGGCAGATTGTCAAGGAAATGCGCCTGCGCGGCGTCGTCGGCACCACCGACGGCTCGACGCTGGTACAGCTGTCCACCACCGGTCCCGTGCCCGAGACGTACGACCAAGCAATGGCGCTCGGCCGTGAACTCGCCGCCGAGATGCTCGCTAAGGGCGCGGCCGGTCTGATGGGGGAGCGAGCACATTGA
- a CDS encoding S8 family peptidase produces MANGPMDRRAYGEQPDRPSGPLTGQNSEYTGRYVVLLDPSNQESGLNALRANADIASVERVRGTDIENITELLERPDVSVLFEDLAAAVVEVRPDQRHALVTTAEAESSIIAAEPERMVYAMPITAPHQAPTEFFPSYRSDEDVVSRHTEAEIAIGQGPAWHEKAWTWGLQAIRANLSALTGKGVKIAVLDTGVDTSHADFAGRITATASFVPGEAVQDGNGHGTHCIGTAAGSAKPRQGPRYGVAPEAQILAAKVLNNAGSGSDGQILAGMAWAIASGAKVISMSLGARVRPGELFPQTYENLAKRALQLGTVIVAAAGNDSMRPGSVVPVSRPANCPSILAVASLDKALNPSFFSNGGINDQGGEINIAAPGRDVHSAAPGNGYRVLSGTSMATPHVAGVIALLAQANPSATAAQLMATLKASAFPMTQPVRDVGAGILQAP; encoded by the coding sequence ATGGCGAACGGACCCATGGACAGGCGTGCCTACGGCGAGCAGCCCGACCGGCCCAGTGGCCCCCTCACGGGTCAAAACTCGGAGTACACCGGTCGGTACGTGGTCCTGCTCGACCCGAGCAACCAGGAGAGCGGCCTGAACGCACTGCGTGCCAACGCCGACATCGCGTCTGTCGAACGTGTCCGCGGTACCGACATCGAGAACATCACCGAACTCCTGGAGCGCCCTGACGTATCGGTGCTCTTCGAGGACCTCGCCGCCGCCGTCGTCGAGGTGCGGCCCGACCAGCGCCACGCGCTGGTGACCACGGCCGAGGCGGAGTCCTCGATCATCGCCGCCGAGCCGGAGCGCATGGTCTACGCCATGCCGATCACCGCCCCGCACCAGGCGCCCACCGAGTTCTTCCCGTCCTACCGCAGCGACGAGGACGTGGTCAGCCGCCACACCGAGGCCGAGATCGCCATCGGCCAGGGCCCCGCCTGGCACGAGAAGGCCTGGACCTGGGGCCTCCAGGCGATTCGGGCCAACCTGTCCGCCCTGACCGGCAAGGGTGTGAAGATCGCTGTCCTCGACACCGGCGTGGACACCAGTCACGCGGACTTCGCCGGACGGATCACGGCGACGGCCTCCTTCGTACCGGGCGAGGCTGTCCAGGACGGCAACGGCCACGGCACGCACTGCATCGGCACCGCCGCCGGTTCGGCCAAGCCCAGGCAGGGCCCTCGCTACGGTGTGGCGCCCGAAGCGCAGATCCTCGCGGCCAAGGTGCTCAACAACGCGGGCAGCGGCAGCGACGGCCAGATCCTGGCGGGCATGGCCTGGGCCATCGCCAGCGGCGCGAAGGTGATCTCCATGTCGCTCGGCGCCCGGGTCCGGCCGGGTGAGCTCTTCCCGCAGACGTACGAGAACCTGGCCAAGCGCGCGCTTCAGCTCGGGACGGTGATCGTCGCCGCCGCGGGCAACGACAGCATGCGCCCGGGCTCCGTCGTCCCGGTCAGCCGACCCGCGAACTGCCCCTCCATCCTCGCGGTGGCGTCGCTGGACAAGGCGCTCAACCCGTCGTTCTTCTCCAACGGCGGCATCAACGACCAGGGCGGCGAGATCAACATCGCCGCGCCCGGCAGGGACGTGCACTCGGCCGCCCCCGGCAACGGGTACCGCGTCCTGAGCGGCACCAGCATGGCCACCCCGCACGTCGCGGGTGTCATCGCACTGCTCGCCCAGGCGAACCCGAGCGCCACCGCTGCCCAGCTCATGGCCACGCTGAAGGCCAGTGCGTTCCCGATGACACAGCCGGTCAGGGACGTCGGCGCGGGCATCCTCCAGGCCCCGTGA
- a CDS encoding glutamyl-tRNA reductase → MSLLVVGLSHRSAPVSVLERAALSLDAQVKLLQDTVAAEPATEAAVLATCNRIELYADVDKFHAGVAELSILLAQHSGVGLDELTPYLYVHYEDRAVHHLFSVACGLDSMVVGEGQILGQIKDSLARAQELHTAGRLLNDLFQQGLRVGKRAHSETGIDRAGQSLVTFGLEQFTAGREVESWARGRRAVVLGAGSMSSLAAATLARAGVAEIVIANRTYDRAERLAQILTEQDGTDVLARAVPMESVPSELARADVAISCTGATGLVLTAETVAAAVEGRVPEGAAVQEGRTDVRTALSSTSGVGTDENCPLDLPAVQGGGFSVLGEAAVAGMDAATLEQHAAWVDNATVDIRDRRRTPATDAELIALLAATVAVTGRITELRRPEPAVELPRPEPVLALLDLAMPRDVDAAVHRLAGVRLVDIESLAEASADAPMAADVDMVRRIVSDEVAAFGAAQRAAHITPTVVALRTMAADVVASEIARLEGRLPGLDDKHRGEITQTVRRVVDKLLHAPTVRVKQLAAEPGGAGYADALRTLFDLDPETVAAVSRAEDSNETLQNAENRGRS, encoded by the coding sequence ATGAGTCTCCTCGTCGTCGGGCTGAGCCACCGCAGCGCTCCGGTGAGCGTGCTGGAGCGGGCCGCGCTGTCCCTGGACGCGCAGGTCAAGTTGCTCCAGGACACGGTCGCCGCCGAGCCGGCCACCGAGGCCGCCGTCCTCGCCACCTGCAACCGCATCGAGCTCTACGCGGACGTGGACAAGTTCCACGCCGGTGTCGCCGAGCTGTCCATCCTGCTCGCCCAGCACAGCGGGGTCGGGCTCGACGAGCTGACGCCGTATCTGTACGTGCACTACGAGGACCGGGCCGTCCACCACCTCTTCTCGGTGGCCTGCGGGCTCGACTCCATGGTCGTCGGCGAGGGGCAGATCCTCGGGCAGATCAAGGACTCGCTGGCCCGGGCGCAGGAGCTGCACACCGCCGGGCGGCTGCTGAACGACCTGTTCCAGCAGGGGCTGCGGGTCGGCAAGCGTGCCCACTCCGAGACCGGGATCGACCGGGCCGGGCAGTCGCTGGTGACCTTCGGGCTCGAGCAGTTCACCGCCGGGCGCGAGGTCGAGAGCTGGGCCCGGGGCAGACGGGCCGTGGTGCTCGGCGCCGGGTCGATGTCGTCGCTGGCCGCCGCCACGCTCGCGCGGGCCGGTGTCGCCGAGATCGTCATCGCCAACCGGACGTACGACCGTGCCGAGCGTCTCGCGCAGATCCTCACCGAGCAGGACGGGACGGACGTGCTGGCCCGCGCGGTACCGATGGAATCGGTGCCCTCCGAGCTGGCACGTGCCGATGTCGCCATCTCCTGTACCGGCGCGACGGGCCTGGTGCTGACCGCCGAGACGGTCGCGGCGGCGGTCGAGGGCCGGGTGCCCGAGGGCGCGGCCGTACAGGAAGGTCGTACGGATGTGCGTACGGCCCTGTCGTCCACCTCCGGCGTCGGCACCGACGAGAACTGTCCGCTCGACCTCCCCGCCGTACAGGGCGGGGGCTTCTCCGTGCTCGGGGAGGCCGCGGTGGCCGGGATGGACGCGGCCACGCTGGAGCAGCACGCGGCCTGGGTCGACAACGCCACGGTCGACATCCGTGACAGGCGGCGCACTCCCGCCACCGATGCCGAGCTGATCGCCCTGCTCGCCGCGACCGTGGCCGTCACCGGGCGGATCACCGAACTGCGCAGGCCGGAGCCCGCCGTCGAGCTGCCCCGGCCGGAGCCCGTGCTGGCGCTGCTGGACCTGGCGATGCCCCGGGACGTCGACGCGGCCGTGCACCGGCTGGCCGGCGTGCGGCTGGTCGACATCGAGTCGCTGGCCGAGGCTTCCGCGGACGCGCCGATGGCGGCCGATGTGGACATGGTGCGGCGGATCGTCTCCGACGAGGTGGCCGCCTTCGGCGCTGCTCAGCGGGCCGCGCACATCACGCCGACCGTCGTGGCGCTGCGGACCATGGCCGCCGATGTCGTCGCGAGCGAGATCGCGAGGCTCGAAGGGCGGCTGCCCGGCCTCGACGACAAGCACCGGGGCGAGATCACCCAGACCGTGCGGCGCGTCGTCGACAAGCTGTTGCACGCGCCGACCGTACGGGTCAAGCAGCTCGCGGCCGAGCCCGGCGGCGCCGGGTACGCGGACGCGCTGCGGACCCTGTTCGACCTGGACCCGGAGACGGTGGCCGCCGTCTCCCGGGCCGAGGACAGCAACGAGACCCTGCAGAACGCCGAGAACCGAGGGCGATCATGA
- a CDS encoding uroporphyrinogen-III synthase: MSPTTLPAGPDHGHVTFLGAGPGDPGLLTLRAVEALANADVLVAEHDVLDVVRTHARAGVAVLGTDREHDLSPPSPLASASTTSTSASSSVDTFSGAGAPQLTVVDGASTTGGAPAVHDAAHLVMEAARGGKRVVRAVSGDPGLDTYATEEMLACAAAGVPFEVVPGVATAVGVPAYAGVPLRDAQGADVRFVDARTASDRCWTEVGVSDGTVVVSATLETVAAAAGELVAAGRKPDTPMTVTVGGTTTRQRTWAATLGTIAQTLKQAKVLPSPEGGRPVIAVVGERSAAAQREQLSWFENKPLFGWRVLVPRTKEQAASLSDQLRSYGAVPHEVPTIAVEPPRTPQQMERAVKGLVTGRYEWIAFTSVNAVKAVREKFEEYGLDARAFAGIKVAAVGEQTAKALVAFGVKPDLVPSGEQSAAGLLEDWPPYDPVFDPIDRVFLPRADIATETLVAGLIELGWEVDDVTAYRTVRASPPPAETREAIKGGGFDAVLFTSSSTVRNLVGIAGKPHNVTVIACIGPATAKTAEEHGLRVDVMAPEPSVHKLAEALADFGLRRRAAAVEAGDPVTRPSERRPGARRRRSTT, translated from the coding sequence TTGAGCCCCACCACCCTTCCCGCCGGTCCGGACCACGGTCACGTCACCTTCCTCGGTGCCGGACCCGGGGATCCGGGACTGCTGACACTGCGCGCCGTGGAGGCGCTGGCGAACGCGGACGTCCTCGTCGCCGAGCACGATGTGCTCGACGTGGTGCGTACGCATGCCCGCGCCGGGGTCGCCGTACTGGGCACGGATCGCGAGCACGACCTGTCGCCTCCGTCGCCCCTGGCTTCCGCCTCGACGACATCCACGTCCGCGTCTTCTTCTGTGGATACGTTCTCGGGTGCGGGCGCACCTCAGCTAACGGTTGTTGACGGGGCGTCAACGACCGGTGGTGCACCCGCTGTGCACGATGCCGCACATCTTGTCATGGAGGCCGCGCGGGGCGGCAAGCGGGTCGTCCGTGCGGTGTCCGGGGACCCTGGCCTCGACACTTACGCCACCGAGGAGATGTTGGCGTGCGCCGCCGCGGGCGTGCCCTTCGAAGTCGTGCCCGGTGTCGCGACGGCCGTGGGCGTCCCCGCGTACGCCGGTGTGCCGCTGCGGGACGCGCAGGGCGCCGACGTACGGTTCGTCGACGCGCGCACGGCGTCCGACCGTTGCTGGACCGAGGTCGGCGTGTCGGACGGGACCGTCGTGGTCTCGGCGACGCTGGAGACCGTGGCCGCAGCGGCCGGGGAGCTGGTGGCCGCCGGCCGTAAGCCCGATACGCCGATGACCGTGACGGTCGGCGGTACGACGACGCGGCAGCGGACCTGGGCCGCGACGCTCGGCACGATCGCGCAGACCCTGAAGCAGGCCAAGGTGCTGCCCTCGCCGGAGGGCGGGCGGCCGGTGATAGCCGTGGTCGGTGAGCGTTCCGCCGCCGCTCAGCGTGAGCAGCTCTCGTGGTTCGAGAACAAGCCGCTCTTCGGGTGGCGTGTGCTGGTGCCGCGCACGAAGGAGCAGGCGGCCTCGCTCTCCGACCAACTGCGGTCCTACGGAGCCGTGCCGCACGAGGTGCCGACCATCGCCGTCGAGCCGCCGCGGACGCCGCAGCAGATGGAGCGGGCGGTCAAGGGGCTGGTGACCGGGCGGTACGAGTGGATCGCCTTCACGTCGGTGAACGCGGTCAAGGCCGTGCGGGAGAAGTTCGAGGAGTACGGGCTCGATGCCCGTGCGTTCGCCGGGATCAAGGTCGCGGCGGTGGGGGAGCAGACGGCGAAGGCGCTGGTCGCGTTCGGTGTGAAGCCGGATCTGGTGCCGAGCGGTGAGCAGTCGGCGGCTGGGCTGCTGGAGGACTGGCCGCCCTACGACCCCGTCTTCGACCCGATCGACCGGGTGTTCCTGCCTCGGGCCGACATCGCCACCGAGACGCTGGTCGCCGGGCTGATCGAGCTCGGGTGGGAGGTCGACGACGTCACGGCGTACCGGACCGTGCGGGCGTCGCCGCCGCCGGCGGAGACCCGGGAGGCGATCAAGGGCGGTGGGTTCGACGCTGTTCTGTTCACGTCGTCTTCCACCGTGCGGAATCTGGTGGGTATCGCCGGCAAGCCGCACAACGTGACGGTGATCGCCTGTATCGGGCCCGCTACGGCGAAGACCGCGGAGGAGCATGGGCTGCGGGTGGATGTGATGGCTCCCGAGCCGTCCGTGCACAAGCTGGCCGAGGCGCTGGCGGACTTCGGGCTGCGGCGGCGGGCGGCTGCGGTGGAGGCCGGGGATCCGGTTACTCGGCCGAGCGAGCGGAGGCCGGGGGCGCGTAGGAGGCGGTCCACGACCTGA
- a CDS encoding redox-sensing transcriptional repressor Rex: MATGRTHRPATRSRGIPEATVARLPLYLRALTGLSERSVPTVSSEELAAAAGVNSAKLRKDFSYLGSYGTRGVGYDVEYLVYQISRELGLTQDWPVVIVGIGNLGAALANYGGFASRGFRVAALIDADPAMAGKPVAGIPVQHSDELEKIIEDNGVSIGVIATPAGAAQPVCDRLVAAGVTSILNFAPTVLSVPDGVDVRKVDLSIELQILAFHEQRKAGEEAAAESAAVLRAPKESEKGPDGDVPAVMPA; the protein is encoded by the coding sequence GTGGCAACTGGCCGAACTCACCGACCGGCGACCCGCAGCCGAGGGATTCCCGAGGCCACCGTCGCCAGGCTTCCGTTGTACCTCCGTGCGCTGACCGGGTTGTCGGAGCGCTCGGTGCCCACGGTCTCGTCCGAGGAACTGGCGGCCGCCGCGGGGGTCAACTCCGCGAAGCTGCGCAAGGACTTCTCGTACCTGGGTTCTTACGGAACGCGCGGAGTCGGCTACGACGTCGAGTATCTCGTCTATCAGATCTCGCGTGAGCTGGGCCTCACCCAGGACTGGCCGGTCGTGATCGTCGGAATCGGTAACCTCGGCGCCGCGCTCGCCAATTACGGCGGGTTCGCCTCCCGTGGATTCCGGGTCGCCGCCTTGATCGACGCCGATCCGGCGATGGCCGGGAAGCCGGTCGCGGGTATTCCGGTGCAGCACAGTGACGAGCTGGAAAAGATCATTGAGGACAACGGCGTATCGATCGGCGTGATCGCCACCCCCGCCGGTGCCGCCCAGCCCGTCTGTGATCGGCTGGTGGCCGCCGGGGTCACGTCCATTCTGAACTTCGCGCCCACCGTTCTCTCCGTGCCGGACGGTGTCGACGTACGCAAGGTGGATCTCTCGATCGAGCTGCAGATCCTCGCCTTCCACGAGCAGCGCAAGGCCGGCGAGGAGGCCGCAGCCGAGTCCGCGGCCGTGCTGAGGGCTCCCAAGGAGTCCGAGAAAGGGCCCGACGGGGATGTCCCCGCCGTGATGCCGGCATGA